One Stenotrophomonas oahuensis genomic region harbors:
- a CDS encoding family 20 glycosylhydrolase — protein sequence MHTRTRRTSLSLLSFALALSLAPLAHATDAQAPEGPRALPGSLPLLPAPAHLEKLAGAGYTVTAATPLHAQGDAAQRVAGLFATQLKNSGGPALTVSSARGKDGIRLVLDTTLKTGTEGYQLRSDARGVTVQAATEAGLFYGAATLSQLLTSGTSGQLPALKIDDAPRFSWRGLMLDSARHFQSLDEIKRVLDAMAEQKLNTFHWHLTDDQGWRMEIKRYPKLTEVGSCRLPAGDGGRDPATGTERPYCGFYTQDQIREVIAYAAARHIQVIPEIDVPGHATAAIAAYPELGTIDTPLKPISEWGVFPNLFNTEESTFQFLENVLEEVIELFPAKYVHVGGDEAVKDQWEASARVQARMKEVGAGNENEMQAHLIKRLEKYLEQHDRRLIGWDEILEGGLPPEATVMSWRGTEGGLKAASEGHDVIMSPVTDMYMDYLQTNSENEPPGRPLSTPLGRVYGFEPVPDALARDKQQHILGLQANMFTEHTRSYARLQHNLLPRLAAVAETGWSPRERRDFADFLARLPTQLQRWQAMGIAYAQTPFEVEADVTDDRKAGTATLALRTPLNYEIRYSVDGSPVTAQSPRYTAPLTQPLPVGVQAATFFDGKALAKAASRFDITASSLLTRNDEHLDLCPAEGKLLLRLEDDGPANGPRAVFNVNIFNPCWYWQNANVDGIGKVRVRAGNIPYYFQLAHDEPQRRFEKARSAHGEMDILSGQCDGKPLATVPLPAKPDADGFITLEAALPRSLNGTQNLCVRFTGDTRPTMWVLDELTLLPR from the coding sequence ATGCACACCCGCACCCGTCGTACCTCGCTGTCGCTGCTGTCGTTCGCACTGGCACTCTCTCTCGCCCCGCTGGCTCACGCCACCGACGCCCAGGCCCCGGAAGGCCCGCGCGCCCTGCCCGGCTCACTGCCGCTGCTGCCGGCACCGGCGCACCTGGAGAAACTGGCGGGAGCGGGCTACACCGTCACTGCTGCCACCCCGTTGCACGCCCAAGGCGACGCCGCGCAGCGCGTGGCCGGCCTGTTCGCCACGCAGCTGAAGAACAGCGGCGGCCCTGCGTTGACCGTATCGTCGGCGCGCGGCAAGGACGGCATCCGCCTGGTGCTGGACACCACCCTCAAGACCGGTACGGAGGGCTACCAGCTGCGCAGCGATGCGCGCGGAGTCACCGTGCAGGCCGCCACCGAAGCCGGCCTGTTCTACGGCGCGGCCACCCTTTCGCAGCTGCTCACCAGCGGCACCAGCGGCCAGCTGCCCGCGCTGAAGATCGACGACGCACCTCGCTTCAGCTGGCGCGGCCTGATGCTGGATTCGGCCCGCCATTTCCAGAGCCTGGACGAGATCAAGCGCGTGCTCGACGCAATGGCCGAGCAGAAGCTCAACACCTTCCACTGGCATCTGACCGATGACCAGGGCTGGCGCATGGAGATCAAGCGCTACCCGAAGCTGACCGAAGTGGGCAGCTGCCGTCTGCCGGCCGGGGATGGCGGCCGCGACCCGGCCACCGGCACAGAGCGCCCGTACTGCGGTTTCTACACGCAGGACCAGATCCGCGAAGTCATTGCTTACGCAGCGGCCCGCCACATCCAGGTGATCCCGGAGATCGACGTACCGGGCCACGCCACCGCAGCGATTGCGGCGTACCCGGAGCTGGGCACGATTGACACGCCGCTGAAGCCGATCAGCGAATGGGGCGTGTTCCCGAACCTGTTCAACACGGAAGAAAGCACGTTCCAGTTCCTGGAGAACGTGCTGGAGGAAGTGATTGAACTGTTCCCGGCCAAGTACGTCCACGTGGGTGGCGACGAGGCAGTGAAGGACCAGTGGGAAGCCTCTGCGCGCGTGCAGGCGCGGATGAAGGAAGTGGGTGCGGGCAACGAGAATGAAATGCAGGCCCACCTGATCAAGCGGCTGGAAAAGTACCTGGAACAGCACGACCGTCGTTTGATCGGCTGGGACGAGATTCTGGAAGGCGGCCTGCCGCCGGAAGCAACGGTGATGTCGTGGCGCGGCACCGAGGGCGGCCTGAAGGCGGCCAGCGAGGGGCATGACGTGATCATGTCGCCGGTGACCGACATGTACATGGACTACCTGCAGACGAACTCGGAGAACGAACCGCCGGGTCGCCCGCTGAGCACGCCGCTGGGCCGGGTGTACGGTTTCGAGCCGGTGCCGGACGCGCTGGCGCGCGACAAGCAGCAGCACATCCTCGGCCTGCAGGCGAACATGTTCACCGAGCACACGCGCAGCTATGCGCGCCTGCAGCACAACCTGCTCCCGCGCCTTGCAGCGGTGGCGGAAACCGGCTGGTCGCCGCGCGAGCGCCGCGACTTCGCCGACTTCCTGGCCCGCCTGCCGACCCAGCTGCAGCGCTGGCAGGCGATGGGCATTGCGTACGCACAGACGCCGTTCGAGGTGGAAGCGGATGTCACCGACGACCGCAAGGCAGGCACGGCGACGTTGGCATTGCGCACGCCGCTGAACTACGAGATCCGTTACAGCGTGGACGGCAGCCCGGTGACAGCGCAGTCGCCGCGCTACACGGCTCCGCTGACCCAGCCGCTGCCGGTCGGCGTGCAGGCAGCCACCTTCTTCGACGGCAAGGCGCTGGCGAAGGCGGCGAGCCGCTTCGACATCACGGCCAGCTCGCTGCTGACCCGAAATGACGAGCATCTGGACCTCTGCCCGGCCGAGGGCAAGCTGCTGCTGCGACTGGAAGATGATGGTCCGGCGAACGGCCCGCGCGCGGTGTTCAACGTGAACATATTCAACCCGTGCTGGTACTGGCAGAACGCGAATGTGGACGGCATCGGCAAGGTGCGGGTGCGTGCAGGCAACATTCCGTACTACTTCCAGCTGGCCCACGACGAGCCGCAGCGCCGGTTCGAGAAGGCACGCAGCGCACATGGCGAGATGGACATCCTGAGCGGCCAGTGCGATGGCAAGCCGCTGGCAACGGTGCCGCTGCCGGCCAAGCCCGATGCGGACGGCTTCATCACGCTGGAAGCCGCCCTGCCGCGTTCGCTGAACGGCACACAGAACCTGTGCGTCCGCTTCACCGGCGACACCCGCCCGACGATGTGGGTCTTGGACGAGCTCACCTTGCTGCCGCGCTGA
- a CDS encoding HigA family addiction module antitoxin gives MNTSPHPRAKRHNPKTSPRSEQLPPLHPGDILTEDFMRPLKLSGRALACAIGVSHSRIATIASRKAAITADTAIRLGQYFDTSPWFWMNLQVRFDLETAQVPAGRIVPHSCEEVRTW, from the coding sequence ATGAACACTTCGCCACATCCGCGCGCAAAACGCCACAACCCAAAGACCTCACCCCGTAGCGAACAGCTTCCACCGCTACACCCCGGCGACATCCTCACCGAAGACTTCATGCGTCCACTGAAGCTCTCCGGTCGCGCCCTCGCCTGCGCCATTGGCGTCTCCCACTCCCGCATCGCCACCATCGCCTCACGCAAGGCCGCCATCACCGCGGACACCGCGATCCGTCTTGGCCAGTACTTCGACACTTCGCCGTGGTTCTGGATGAACCTGCAGGTCAGGTTTGATCTTGAAACCGCGCAGGTACCGGCAGGCCGCATCGTGCCGCACAGCTGCGAGGAGGTGCGCACATGGTGA
- a CDS encoding VanZ family protein: MTGMLKPLRRPRFWLGVWWLAVISVIVVCLIPPPPLPDLPKNSDKVEHFLAYFLLAGSAVQIYRTRAALWLAAVGLVLMGIGVEFAQGALTDNRSADPADAVANTLGVIAGMAIRFTPLRDLLVRLKG, encoded by the coding sequence ATGACAGGGATGTTGAAGCCGCTGCGGCGGCCGCGGTTCTGGCTGGGGGTGTGGTGGCTGGCGGTGATCAGCGTGATCGTGGTCTGCCTGATTCCACCGCCGCCGCTGCCGGACCTGCCGAAGAACAGCGACAAGGTGGAGCATTTCCTGGCGTACTTCCTGCTGGCAGGGTCTGCTGTGCAGATCTATCGCACGCGTGCGGCGTTGTGGTTGGCTGCGGTCGGGTTGGTGTTGATGGGAATTGGAGTTGAGTTTGCGCAGGGGGCGTTGACGGATAATCGCAGTGCGGATCCGGCGGACGCGGTGGCTAATACGCTTGGGGTGATTGCTGGAATGGCGATCCGATTTACCCCGTTGCGGGATCTGCTGGTGCGGTTGAAGGGGTAA
- a CDS encoding class I SAM-dependent methyltransferase yields MHSSLPLPDSDALAHSDQLSEALRAEILANGGVMPFSRFMELSLYAPGWGYYSAGASKFGPAGDFTTAPEMGPLFTATLANAVAPVMQQLGPQARFLELGGGSGAFAEIMLKRLLELDALPERYAILEPSADLRERQRERLEKALIPPVFALVEWLDRPFDDDWDGMVFANEVIDALPTPRFLAKDGMVHEETVELDAEGAFMRGAQPADALLSAAVRHVERYLGQPFADGYRSELLPQLPYWIQAVAGGLKRGAMLFVDYGYPRHEYYQPERDDGTVRAFYRHHVHNDVYKWPGLQDITASVDFTALAEAGTGAGFELAGYCTQSSFLLGNGLDRLLALAEERTDEVGKLRLRDQVKKLTLPTEMGERFQVMGFQRDVSMDASFLLGDLTWRL; encoded by the coding sequence ATGCATTCTTCCCTGCCTCTTCCCGACTCCGACGCACTGGCCCACAGCGACCAGCTCAGCGAAGCGCTGCGCGCTGAAATCCTTGCCAATGGCGGGGTGATGCCGTTTTCGCGCTTCATGGAACTGAGTCTGTACGCGCCGGGCTGGGGCTATTACAGCGCCGGTGCCAGCAAGTTCGGCCCGGCCGGCGACTTCACCACCGCCCCGGAAATGGGCCCTCTGTTCACCGCCACGCTGGCCAATGCTGTGGCCCCGGTGATGCAGCAGCTGGGCCCGCAGGCGCGCTTCCTGGAACTGGGCGGCGGCAGCGGTGCATTTGCCGAGATCATGCTCAAGCGCCTGCTGGAGCTGGATGCGCTGCCCGAGCGCTACGCCATTCTGGAGCCCAGCGCCGACCTGCGTGAACGCCAGCGCGAGCGGCTGGAGAAGGCGCTGATTCCGCCGGTGTTCGCACTGGTGGAATGGCTGGACCGTCCGTTCGATGACGACTGGGACGGCATGGTGTTCGCCAATGAAGTGATTGACGCCCTGCCCACGCCGCGCTTCCTGGCCAAGGATGGCATGGTCCACGAGGAAACCGTGGAACTGGATGCCGAAGGGGCCTTCATGCGTGGCGCGCAGCCGGCCGATGCGCTGCTCAGCGCCGCCGTGCGCCATGTCGAGCGTTACCTCGGCCAGCCGTTTGCCGATGGCTACCGTTCCGAATTGCTGCCGCAGCTGCCGTACTGGATCCAGGCGGTGGCGGGTGGTCTGAAGCGCGGGGCCATGCTGTTTGTCGATTACGGCTACCCGCGCCACGAGTATTACCAGCCCGAGCGCGACGACGGCACGGTGCGTGCGTTCTATCGCCACCATGTGCACAACGACGTCTACAAGTGGCCGGGCCTGCAGGACATCACCGCCTCGGTGGATTTCACCGCCTTGGCCGAGGCCGGCACCGGTGCAGGGTTCGAGCTGGCCGGTTACTGCACCCAGTCCAGCTTCCTGCTCGGCAACGGGCTTGACCGGCTGCTGGCGCTGGCTGAAGAGCGTACCGATGAGGTCGGCAAGCTGCGTCTGCGCGATCAGGTGAAAAAGCTGACTCTGCCCACCGAGATGGGCGAGCGCTTCCAGGTGATGGGTTTCCAGCGTGACGTGAGCATGGATGCCTCGTTCCTGCTCGGCGATCTGACCTGGCGACTGTGA
- a CDS encoding pteridine reductase, which yields MTESAPVVLITGSARRIGAAIARQFHACGWSVVLHANTSTAELQQAAFDLDMVRPGSVLALQADLRDTAALPDLVEQAVGQFGRLDALVNNASNFYPTLLGQITAEHWDDLFAVNARAPLLLAQAAAPHLRRQQGCIVNLTDLHGTDPMRDHAVYSAAKAALEMITRSLALELAPKVRVNAVAPGAILWPEQGKDDFARQALLARTPLGRIGTVEEIAEAVYWLASDAPFVTGHTLRVDGGRQLS from the coding sequence ATGACCGAAAGCGCACCCGTGGTGCTGATCACCGGCAGCGCGCGCCGGATTGGCGCGGCCATTGCCCGCCAGTTCCATGCCTGCGGCTGGTCGGTGGTGCTGCATGCCAATACCTCAACCGCCGAACTGCAGCAGGCCGCGTTCGACCTGGACATGGTGCGGCCGGGCAGCGTGCTGGCGCTGCAGGCCGACCTGCGCGACACCGCCGCCCTGCCCGACCTGGTGGAACAGGCGGTGGGCCAGTTCGGGCGGCTGGACGCGCTGGTGAACAATGCCTCCAACTTCTACCCCACCCTGCTGGGCCAGATCACCGCCGAGCACTGGGACGACCTGTTCGCAGTGAACGCCCGCGCGCCGCTGCTGCTGGCCCAGGCGGCCGCGCCGCACCTGCGCCGCCAGCAGGGCTGCATCGTCAACCTGACCGACCTGCACGGCACCGACCCGATGCGCGACCACGCGGTGTACAGCGCGGCCAAGGCGGCGCTGGAGATGATCACCCGCTCATTGGCGCTGGAGCTGGCCCCCAAGGTGCGGGTGAACGCGGTGGCCCCGGGCGCGATTCTGTGGCCGGAACAGGGCAAGGATGATTTCGCTCGCCAGGCACTGTTGGCGCGCACGCCGTTGGGGCGGATCGGCACGGTGGAGGAGATCGCCGAGGCGGTGTACTGGCTGGCCAGTGATGCGCCGTTTGTGACCGGGCATACGTTGCGGGTGGATGGGGGGCGGCAGCTGTCGTAA
- the folK gene encoding 2-amino-4-hydroxy-6-hydroxymethyldihydropteridine diphosphokinase, which yields MTTVLLSLGSNLQPQQYLHAAVEALRARFGAIKVSPAYRTAAVGFDGPAFLNNAVAIETDVPLEALDTWLHALEDAHGRDRSGPRFSDRTLDIDVVFYGDLIVEGPGHLRIPRPELKHAFVIKPLADIAPEFVDPVSGLTLAALWRAHAQWDEVFEVVELVPADGGHDQRS from the coding sequence ATGACCACTGTGCTTCTGAGCCTGGGCAGCAACCTGCAGCCGCAACAGTATCTTCACGCCGCGGTGGAGGCCCTGCGCGCGCGGTTTGGCGCGATCAAGGTCTCGCCGGCCTACCGTACGGCGGCGGTGGGCTTTGACGGCCCCGCCTTCCTGAACAACGCCGTGGCGATCGAGACCGACGTCCCGCTCGAGGCACTGGATACGTGGCTTCACGCGCTGGAGGATGCCCATGGGCGCGACCGCAGCGGGCCGCGCTTCTCGGATCGCACCCTGGACATCGACGTGGTGTTCTACGGGGACCTGATCGTGGAAGGCCCGGGACACCTGCGCATTCCGCGCCCCGAGCTGAAGCATGCGTTTGTGATCAAGCCGTTGGCGGATATCGCGCCGGAATTTGTGGATCCGGTGAGTGGGTTGACCTTGGCGGCGCTGTGGCGGGCGCATGCGCAGTGGGATGAGGTGTTTGAGGTGGTGGAGTTGGTGCCGGCGGACGGCGGTCACGACCAACGGTCGTGA
- a CDS encoding 20S proteasome subunit A/B, with amino-acid sequence MTYCVGIEVDEGLVFAADTRTNASLDDVRVHRKLHEFEFPGQAVFVLMAAGNLATTQLLVSRLRRDAEEQRPESLVGYRYLFEVAEYVGRVLVDSQVKSNTPEHGHDGVNTQATLILGGQVGNERPGLYMIYPLGNAIAASPETPFLQIGESKYGKPILDRIIRSHTRLDDAARTAVVSLDSTVRSNLSVGLPFDLVLLRAGDLHITQRMRLAADSPLYADIHGNWSRRLEQAVAALPRFPWESGDHDQRS; translated from the coding sequence ATGACCTATTGCGTCGGCATCGAGGTGGACGAGGGCTTGGTCTTCGCCGCCGATACCCGGACCAACGCCTCCCTGGACGATGTCCGCGTGCACCGCAAGCTGCACGAGTTCGAGTTTCCGGGCCAGGCCGTGTTCGTACTCATGGCGGCGGGCAACCTCGCCACCACCCAGCTGCTGGTGTCGCGGCTGCGCCGCGATGCCGAGGAACAGCGTCCTGAAAGCCTTGTCGGCTACCGCTACCTGTTCGAGGTGGCCGAATACGTGGGCCGGGTGCTGGTGGACAGCCAGGTCAAGAGCAACACCCCCGAGCACGGCCACGACGGGGTGAATACCCAGGCCACGCTGATCCTGGGCGGCCAGGTCGGCAACGAGCGACCGGGCCTGTACATGATCTACCCGCTGGGCAACGCCATTGCCGCGTCGCCGGAAACCCCGTTCCTGCAGATCGGCGAGTCCAAGTACGGCAAGCCGATCCTGGACCGCATCATCCGTTCGCACACGCGCCTGGACGATGCGGCGCGCACGGCGGTGGTGTCGCTGGATTCCACCGTGCGCTCCAATCTTTCGGTGGGCCTGCCGTTCGACCTGGTGCTGCTGCGCGCCGGCGACCTGCACATCACCCAGCGCATGCGCCTGGCCGCCGACAGCCCGTTGTACGCGGATATTCACGGCAACTGGTCGCGGCGGCTGGAGCAGGCGGTGGCGGCGTTGCCAAGGTTTCCGTGGGAATCAGGCGATCACGACCAACGGTCGTGA
- a CDS encoding ATP-binding response regulator: MPRNGPVLGHLRILLVEDSPGDAELLSGQILAAGLDASFERAESAAELREALARSTPDIVLSDLSLPGFSGLDALRIVRDSHPDMPFIFVSGTLGEEPAVAALREGANDYIIKHQPARLPSAVARAVRDARGALDRARVEAELMRAQRLESLSLLAAGLSHDLRNILQPLLIMPDLLKARTDDPQLRHLADVIAECGRRGHEMAESMLSFVRGSRTPSEPIRMAMLFEAVALLLRSNLPPEVELELEVADPDLTVHANYTELQQVLLNLALNAIQAMPDGGKLTLLAQADSDAQGLSWLRIAVSDQGTGMSQEVLSNLFNPFFTTKPNGTGLGLMSCKRIIEGAQGRIQVQSAPGEGTRFDLLLPAYEVPADAPVAEAPVAPGSGQSILVVDGEATRLSLLGNALSSQGYHLQLACDGAAALRWMQQEAMPALVIADAGSKLLSASSLLREMAALGYHGPVLVLESEDVPVRRGRFPAGIPVHVLRKPLEMQQVFRSVAEALG; this comes from the coding sequence ATGCCTCGTAACGGCCCGGTTCTGGGGCACCTGCGCATCCTGCTGGTGGAAGATTCCCCCGGCGACGCGGAACTGCTGAGCGGGCAGATTCTGGCCGCTGGTCTGGATGCCAGTTTCGAGCGCGCGGAAAGCGCGGCCGAGCTGCGCGAAGCGCTGGCGCGCAGCACCCCGGATATCGTCCTCTCGGACCTCAGCCTGCCGGGCTTTTCGGGCTTGGACGCGCTGCGCATCGTCCGCGACAGCCATCCGGACATGCCGTTCATCTTCGTCTCCGGCACCCTGGGTGAAGAGCCGGCGGTGGCCGCGCTACGCGAGGGGGCCAACGACTACATCATCAAGCACCAGCCGGCGCGCCTGCCGTCGGCGGTGGCACGAGCGGTACGCGATGCGCGCGGGGCGCTGGACCGCGCCCGGGTGGAGGCCGAGCTGATGCGCGCGCAGCGGCTGGAAAGCCTGTCGCTGCTGGCCGCCGGCCTCAGCCACGACCTGCGCAACATTCTGCAGCCGCTGCTGATCATGCCGGACCTGCTCAAGGCCCGTACCGACGATCCGCAGTTGCGACACTTGGCCGACGTGATCGCCGAGTGCGGGCGGCGCGGGCACGAGATGGCCGAGTCCATGCTGTCGTTTGTGCGTGGGTCACGCACGCCCAGCGAGCCGATCCGGATGGCCATGCTGTTCGAAGCGGTGGCGTTGCTGTTGCGCAGCAATCTGCCGCCGGAGGTTGAGCTGGAGCTGGAAGTGGCCGACCCGGATCTCACCGTGCATGCCAATTACACCGAGCTGCAGCAGGTGCTGTTGAACCTGGCCTTGAACGCCATTCAAGCGATGCCGGATGGCGGGAAGCTGACCCTGCTGGCGCAGGCCGACAGCGATGCTCAAGGCCTCTCGTGGCTGCGCATCGCGGTGTCAGACCAGGGCACTGGCATGAGCCAGGAAGTGCTGTCGAACCTGTTCAATCCGTTCTTCACCACCAAGCCCAACGGCACCGGACTGGGGCTGATGTCGTGCAAGCGCATCATTGAAGGTGCGCAGGGCAGGATCCAGGTGCAGAGCGCGCCGGGCGAGGGCACCCGTTTCGATCTGTTGCTGCCGGCGTATGAAGTGCCTGCCGACGCTCCGGTCGCCGAAGCGCCGGTGGCACCCGGCAGCGGCCAGTCCATTCTGGTGGTGGACGGCGAAGCCACGCGGCTGTCGCTGCTGGGCAATGCACTGTCCAGCCAAGGCTACCACCTGCAGTTGGCGTGCGATGGCGCGGCGGCGTTGCGCTGGATGCAGCAGGAGGCCATGCCGGCGCTGGTGATTGCCGATGCCGGTTCCAAACTGCTGTCGGCCAGTTCGCTACTGCGCGAAATGGCCGCGTTGGGTTATCACGGCCCGGTGCTGGTGTTGGAAAGCGAGGACGTGCCGGTACGGCGGGGGCGCTTCCCCGCAGGAATTCCTGTTCATGTGCTGCGCAAGCCGCTGGAGATGCAGCAGGTATTCCGTTCGGTGGCTGAGGCGTTGGGGTAA
- a CDS encoding BON domain-containing protein, with amino-acid sequence MTNKTRNLLAASLALGMVFASTAVMAKDPPKTGDKAMDHSAMTHADTHDSNEPVSDSWITTKVKADMMTSSNVPGTKVEVETVNGVVTLKGNVATKAEHDKAITTAKGIKGVKSVDASMLKVSAAAAKR; translated from the coding sequence ATGACCAACAAGACCCGCAATCTGCTTGCCGCTTCGCTCGCCCTCGGTATGGTGTTCGCCAGCACTGCGGTGATGGCCAAGGACCCGCCGAAGACGGGTGACAAGGCCATGGACCACAGCGCCATGACCCATGCTGATACCCACGATTCCAACGAGCCGGTGTCTGACAGCTGGATCACCACCAAGGTGAAGGCAGACATGATGACCAGCAGCAACGTGCCGGGCACCAAAGTGGAAGTTGAAACAGTGAACGGCGTTGTTACCTTGAAGGGTAACGTGGCCACCAAGGCCGAGCACGACAAGGCGATCACCACCGCCAAGGGCATCAAGGGCGTGAAGAGTGTTGATGCCAGCATGCTGAAGGTGTCGGCGGCGGCGGCCAAGCGCTGA
- a CDS encoding oxidoreductase, translating into MNTATQVGLIGYGLAGSVFHAPLLQHTPGLALHSIVSSQRDTLMRRFTDVHIHADVEPLLADPAVDAVVIATPNAQHAPLAIAALRAGKHVLVDKPFALSVAEAEAVIAAAREADRVVTVFQNRRFDADFLTLQRLIADGTLGGISECHSHFDRFRPQVRERWRESDVPGAGLWMDLGPHLLDQMLVLFGWPQAITADIVSQREGALSNDYFHAVLHYPRMRAIVHAGSLVSASAPRFAVHGTRGSYLKEGLDVQEEQLRAGVAPGAPGYGVDPVHGVVVRQDAEGRVSRSTVDSEVGDYRRLYAAFASAVRCEGEATVSAAQAMQVMRLLEAGVCSSADGRRVDF; encoded by the coding sequence ATGAACACGGCAACGCAGGTGGGTTTGATTGGCTATGGGCTGGCTGGAAGCGTTTTCCATGCGCCGTTGCTGCAGCACACACCCGGTTTGGCCTTGCACAGCATCGTGAGTTCGCAGCGCGACACGCTGATGCGGCGATTCACCGACGTGCACATTCATGCGGATGTTGAGCCGTTGCTTGCCGACCCGGCGGTCGATGCCGTGGTGATCGCCACGCCGAATGCGCAGCATGCGCCGTTGGCAATTGCGGCGCTGCGTGCAGGCAAGCATGTGCTGGTGGACAAGCCATTTGCATTGAGCGTGGCCGAAGCCGAGGCCGTGATCGCGGCGGCACGCGAAGCGGATCGTGTGGTGACGGTGTTCCAGAACCGGCGTTTCGATGCGGACTTTCTAACCCTACAGCGGTTGATCGCCGATGGAACGCTGGGCGGGATTTCAGAATGCCATTCGCACTTTGATCGCTTCCGCCCACAGGTACGCGAGCGCTGGCGCGAAAGTGATGTACCGGGTGCGGGTTTGTGGATGGACCTGGGGCCGCATCTGCTTGATCAGATGCTGGTGCTGTTTGGTTGGCCGCAGGCGATTACCGCCGATATTGTTTCGCAGCGCGAGGGGGCTTTGAGTAACGACTACTTCCATGCGGTGCTGCATTACCCGAGGATGCGCGCGATCGTGCATGCGGGGTCTTTGGTGAGTGCATCTGCACCGCGCTTTGCGGTGCATGGCACGCGCGGCAGCTACCTCAAGGAAGGGCTGGATGTGCAGGAGGAGCAGCTGCGTGCCGGGGTTGCGCCGGGTGCGCCGGGGTATGGGGTGGACCCGGTGCATGGGGTTGTGGTGCGGCAGGATGCGGAGGGGCGTGTCAGCCGGAGTACGGTGGATAGTGAGGTGGGGGATTACCGGCGTTTGTATGCGGCGTTTGCGTCTGCGGTGCGTTGTGAGGGGGAGGCCACGGTGAGTG